One Triticum dicoccoides isolate Atlit2015 ecotype Zavitan chromosome 4B, WEW_v2.0, whole genome shotgun sequence genomic window carries:
- the LOC119293270 gene encoding UDP-glycosyltransferase 91C1-like, translating to MDDDGSSSPSPLRVVICPWLAFGHLLPCLDIAERLASRGHRVSFVSTPRNIARLPPVRPAVAPLVDFVALPLPRVDGLPEGAESTNDVPHDKFELLRKAFDGLAAPFAEFLRAACAEGAGRRPDWLIVDTFHHWAAASAVEYKVPCMMLLLGAATVIAAWATGVSEQAAAAIGKERSTAEAPSFETERRKLMITQNASGMTVAERYFLTLMRSNLVAIRSCAEWEPESVAALTTLAGKPVVTLGLLSPSPEGGRGVSKDDATVRWLDAQPAKSVVYVALGSEVPLRAEQVHELALGLELSGASFLWALRKPPGVPDAVVLPPGFEERTRGRGLVVTGWVPQISVLAHGAVAAFLTHCGWNSTIEGLLFGHPLIMLPISSDQGPNARLMEGRKVGMQVTRNEGDGSFSREDVAATVRAVAMEEDGRRVFTANAKKMQEIVADGACHERCIDGFIQGLRSYKA from the exons ATGGACGACGACGGCTCCTCCTCCCCCTCGCCGCTACGCGTGGTGATTTGCCCGTGGCTCGCCTTCGGCCACCTGCTGCCGTGCCTCGACATCGCCGAGCGCCTGGCGTCGCGGGGCCACCGCGTGtccttcgtctccacgccgcgcaacATCGCGCGCCTCCCTCCGGTCCGGCCTGCCGTGGCGCCGCTCGTCGACTTCGTGGCGCTGCCGCTCCCGCGCGTCGACGGCCTCCCGGAGGGCGCCGAGTCGACGAACGACGTCCCGCACGACAAGTTCGAGCTCCTCCGGAAGGCCTTCGACGGCCTCGCCGCGCCCTTCGCCGAGTTCCTGCGCGCCGCGTGCGCTGAGGGAGCTGGCAGGAGGCCGGACTGGCTCATCGTCGACACCTTCCACCACTGGGCCGCCGCGTCCGCCGTCGAATATAAG GTTCCATGTATGATGCTTCTCCTGGGAGCCGCAACCGTGATCGCCGCCTGGGCCACAGGGGTGTCCGAGCAGGCCGCGGCAGCCATCGGAAAAGAGCGATCGACAGCAGAAGCGCCAAGCTTCGAGACGGAGAGGAGAAAATTGATGATTACCCAGAACGCGTCGGGGATGACGGTCGCCGAGCGCTACTTCCTGACGCTCATGCGGAGCAATCTCGTGGCCATCCGGAGTTGCGCCGAGTGGGAGCCCGAGAGCGTCGCTGCCCTCACCACACTCGCGGGCAAGCCGGTCGTCACTCTCGGCCTCCTCTCACCCTCGCCTGAGGGAGGCCGTGGCGTCAGCAAGGACGACGCCACCGTGCGCTGGCTCGATGCGCAACCGGCCAAGTCGGTGGTCTACGTTGCGCTGGGGAGCGAGGTGCCGCTGCGCGCAGAGCAGGTGCACGAGCTGGCCCTCGGACTGGAGCTCTCCGGGGCGAGCTTCCTCTGGGCTTTGCGGAAGCCGCCCGGCGTGCCGGACGCGGTTGTCCTCCCTCCGGGGTTCGAGGAGCGCACGCGTGGCCGCGGCCTCGTGGTCACCGGGTGGGTTCCTCAGATCAGCGTGCTGGCGCACGGCGCTGTGGCCGCGTTCCTGACGCATTGCGGGTGGAACTCGACCATCGAAGGGCTGTTGTTCGGGCACCCGCTGATCATGCTGCCCATCTCCAGCGACCAGGGGCCCAACGCTCGGCTCATGGAAGGGAGGAAGGTCGGGATGCAGGTGACGAGAAACGAAGGCGACGGATCGTTCAGCCGGGAAGACGTCGCCGCGACGGTGCGGGCCGTCGCCATGGAGGAAGACGGCAGGAGGGTCTTCACGGCCAACGCCAAGAAGATGCAGGAGATCGTGGCCGACGGCGCATGCCATGAGAGGTGCATCGACGGGTTTATTCAGGGGCTCAGATCCTACAAGGCATGA
- the LOC119293272 gene encoding UDP-glycosyltransferase 91C1-like produces the protein MDASESESSPLHVVIFPWLAMGHLLPCLELAERLAARGHRVSFVSTPRNLARLPPVRPALASLVHLVALPLPRVAGLPDGAESTSDVPPDKFHLHRVAFDGLAAPFTAFLDAACAGGRRPDWVVADFVHHWVAAVAQARKVPCAMLLPCAAGVAALSGPPPESRAEEQQAVSRSMDAAPRFEAELTTEEFAAEDASGLSIMGRFFMTLKRSKLVALRSSPELEPDAFPLLTRLYGKPAVPLGLLPPPPNGARSASENSEDVAIIQWLDARPAKSVVYVALGSEAPLRAELLRELAHGLELSGTRFLWVLRNPVNGDADTILPDGFMERTAERGLVAVRWVPQVSILAHGAVGAFLTHCGWGSVVEGLQFGHPLIMLPLAGDQGPNARLMEERKVGVLVPRDEKDGSFTRDGVAGAVRAVVVEEGGRVFADNAKRLQGVVASVECNERCIDLFGQHLRSCRN, from the coding sequence ATGGACGCCTCCGAGTCCGAGTCCTCGCCTCTGCATGTCGTCATCTTCCCGTGGCTCGCCATGGGCCACCTGCTGCCCTGCCTCGAGCTCGCCGAGCGCCTGGCCGCACGGGGCCACCGCGTGTCCTTTGTCTCCACGCCGCGCAACCTCGCCCGCCTCCCGCCGGTCCGTCCCGCGCTGGCGTCGCTCGTCCACCTCGTCGCGCTGCCGCTCCCGCGCGTCGCCGGCCTCCCGGACGGCGCCGAGTCCACCAGCGACGTCCCGCCCGACAAGTTCCACCTCCATAGGGTGGCGTTCGACGGCCTCGCCGCACCGTTCACGGCCTTCCTCGATGCCGCTTGCGCCGGCGGCAGGAGGCCCGACTGGGTCGTGGCCGACTTCGTGCACCACTGGGTCGCCGCTGTGGCCCAAGCCCGCAAGGTGCCGTGCGCCATGCTTCTCCCGTGCGCTGCTGGCGTCGCGGCCTTGTCCGGCCCGCCGCCGGAGTCCCGAGCGGAGGAACAGCAAGCGGTATCCAGGTCCATGGACGCAGCGCCGAGGTTCGAGGCTGAGCTGACCACGGAGGAGTTCGCCGCAGAAGACGCCTCGGGGTTGTCCATCATGGGCCGCTTCTTCATGACGTTGAAGAGGTCCAAGCTCGTCGCCCTTCGGAGCAGCCCAGAACTGGAGCCCGACGCGTTCCCGCTCCTGACGAGGCTCTACGGCAAGCCGGCCGTCCCGCTCGGCCTGCTTCCGCCGCCGCCCAACGGAGCCCGCAGCGCCAGCGAGAACTCCGAGGACGTTGCGATCATTCAGTGGCTCGACGCGCGGCCGGCCAAGTCGGTGGTCTACGTGGCGTTGGGAAGCGAGGCGCCGTTGCGCGCCGAGCTGCTCCGCGAGCTGGCCCACGGGCTGGAGCTCTCCGGAACGCGCTTCCTCTGGGTCCTAAGGAATCCCGTCAACGGCGACGCGGACACCATCCTACCAGACGGCTTCATGGAGCGCACCGCCGAGCGTGGGCTTGTGGCGGTGCGGTGGGTTCCTCAGGTGAGCATACTGGCGCACGGCGCGGTGGGCGCGTTCTTGACGCACTGCGGGTGGGGTTCGGTCGTGGAGGGGCTCCAGTTCGGGCACCCCCTGATCATGCTGCCGCTCGCCGGTGACCAGGGCCCCAACGCGCGGCTCATGGAGGAGAGGAAGGTCGGGGTGCTGGTGCCGAGAGACGAGAAGGATGGGTCGTTTACCCGGGACGGCGTCGCCGGAGCTGTTCGGGCCGTTGTTGTGGAGGAGGGGGGAAGGGTGTTCGCGGACAATGCCAAGAGGCTGCAAGGCGTCGTGGCGAGCGTGGAGTGCAACGAGAGGTGCATCGACTTGTTTGGTCAGCACTTACGATCTTGTAGGAACTAG
- the LOC119293271 gene encoding protein FAR1-RELATED SEQUENCE 6-like → MSALEKALRRYAEKKTDTVIVPAVGSTSHSLREAYDYYNLYSWEIGFGVRYGKSRLNVKRTKCMQEIVCGCSGIPKKSNTRTCRCRCPALIRLLRSKDNGWYISEFIPSHNHSLMEKCGGKVYSSCSQINARRWK, encoded by the exons ATGAGTGCTCTTGAAAAAGCATTGAGAAGATATGCTGAGAAGAAAACTGACACTGTAATAGTGCCTGCAGTAGGAAGCACGTCTCATTCACTTCGAGAAGCTTATGACTATTACAATTTGTATTCCTGGGAGATTGGATTTGGGGTAAGATATGGCAAGAGCAGGCTTAATGTTAAAAGGACAAAATGCATGCAAGAGATAGTATGTGGCTGCTCG GGGATTCCGAAGAAAAGCAACACCCGGACTTGCCGGTGCAGGTGCCCCGCGCTCATACGATTGCTTCGATCAAAGGACAATGGATGGTACATAAGTGAGTTCATACCATCACACAACCATTCGTTAATGGAGAAATGTGGCGGGAAGGTGTACTCGTCGTGCTCACAG ATCAATGCAAGGCGATGGAAGTAG